Part of the Candidatus Schekmanbacteria bacterium genome, AAAGAGATTAATTTAAAAAGGTTTGAAGAATAAATTAAATGGGATTCTAAATCAATAAAAATATTGTTTTGATCTTCTTTTAAATCAATAACTATTTAGTTTTTTAACTTCTTGACAATTGATTTTAGTGGTTTTATCAATAAAAATGAAGAAATTGTTATAGGGAGGATATAGGTTGATAATTGTAATGCAGCCGTCGGCAACGAAGGAAAATATCAACAGAGTTGTCAAAAAGATAAGGGATTTTGGGTATAAAACACATAAAATAGTAGGTGTCGAGCGCACAGTAATAGCGGCAGTGGGCGATGAGAGGGGCAAAGCGCGGCTACAATCTCTTGAGTCTTTGCCCGGTGTAGAATCTGTAATGCCCATTCTTAAGCCTTACAAACTGGCAAGTCGCGAATTCAAGTCAGAAAATACCATAATAAAGGTTGGCAATGTCAAAATAGGCGGAAAAAAGGTTGTTGTAATTGCAGGTCCATGTTCGGTAGAATCTTATGGCCAGATGCTATCTGCGGCAAAAGCTGCTAAAAAAGCAGGAGCTTCCCTTTTAAGAGGAGGAGCATTCAAACCGCGCACATCACCCTATAGCTTTCAGGGATTAGAGGAAGAAGGATTAAAGATTTTAGCCAAAGTGAGAGAAAAAACGGGTTTGCCTTTTGTAACTGAGATAATGGATACAACAGATGTAGATATGGTTGCTGAATATTCTGATATGCTTCAAGTAGGAGCGAGAAATGTACAAAATTTTGCTCTATTAAAAAAACTCGGTAAAATCAAGAAACCTATATTGCTGAAACGGGGAATGATGACGACTATGACTGAATTTTTAATGTCAGCCGAGTATATTCTTTCAGAGGGAAACGGCAGAGTTGTCCTTTGTGAAAGAGGTATTCGTACATTTGAAACAGAAACAAGAAATACTCTCGATTTAAGTTGTATTCCAGTAATGAAAAGCAAATCACATTTGCCCATTATTGTCGATCCAAGTCACGGTGTCGGATTAGTTGAGTATGTTCCTCCGATGGCAAAAGCTGCAATTGCCGCAGGTGCAGATGGACTTTTGATAGAAATGCACCCAAAACCTGAAGAGGCATTCTCCGATGGACAACAGTCGCTCAATCCAAACGCTTTTTCTGAGTTGATGAAAGGCCTCAAACCATTCATAAAAGCAGCCGGTAGGACTTTTTAAGTTAGAAAAATCTCTTCCTTTCTTTATCATCCAAGAAGTAAAAGTGTTTTTTACGAATAAATACATTTAGTGGAAGAAGTGTCAAAAGGGTAAGAAAGAGGAAAACACTCTTTAGCCCTAAAAATGAGAGAATAAATGTTGAAATTAGAGGCGCCGCTGCATTTCCCGTAAAACGGGCAGTGTTTAGGATTCCTATATCAGTGCCTGTATATCTATTGGCGACAATTCCGAGACAAAGCGGCATTATTGCTGCAGCGAAAAAGGTTTGCACAACACGCATCGTAGTAAAGGAATATACATTCTCAGCAAAGAGATGAAGAAGTTGAAAGAGTGAAGCCAATACAGAAAATAGGACAATGAAGTTATATATTTTCCTCTCAGACGGTAAAGAAGGAAGCAGATATGCACCGCAAAAGGAAGAAATGCCGTAAATGAAAACAATGACTCCTGCTGTAATTACCGAATCATTTTTGCTGTAATTGAAAGAGCTTAAAATGGTTGGCAAAATTGCTGGAAGGTATACGGTGTGAATTGTGGCTGAGAAGGAAAGAAACCATAGCTCGAGGTAGCGTAATTTGATCTTTTTATTTGGATTTTCAGAAAAGATTTCTTTGCCTGTGTTGTTTAAAAATACTGCTGTAAAAATAAATACCAATGCCATTATTGATGATGCAAGGATAAAAGCCGAAAAATAGCTGAATTTGTATGCAATATAAGCGCCTATTGGAGGACCAAAAAGTTGGCCTAAAGTTATTGAAGATTGAAATTTCCCTATTTGTGGAGAGAGCTCTTTTTGTGAGACAGATGATTTGAGTATTATAAGTCCTATTGTAGAAATTCCACCCATAATTCCTTGAATAAATCTAAATAGTAAAAGTAAAGGTAGATTTTGGGTAGAGGAAATTAGAAGTAGGACAATTGAGTGAGAGACAATCCCCCTGAGATAGAGGGTTTTTGGGTTGATTTTTGATGATAATTTTCCCCAAATCGGAGAAAAGATAGCGGCGCCAATATTGGAAGCGGAAAGAATCAAACCGGTCCATAAAATAGTTTTTGAAAGAGAATATTTACTTATTGAGTAAATATAAAAAGGGAGCAATACAATTATTGAGCTTAAAGAAAGTGCAGTGCCAAACTGGGCTATGAATAAAACTGATGTATTTTCTAAATAATCTGTTTTCAAAGTTTTTGATTTGTCTTTTTTTCCAAGGTTAAGAGTCTCTCTTTAATTTCCTTTCCTCCTGTGAAACCTCCCAAATCGCCATTTGATTTTATTATTCGATGGCAGGGAATGATTAAAGGAATGGGATTCTTCCCTAGGGCATTTCCAACAGCTCTTGACAATGAGGGGCTTCCTAATTTTTTTGCGATGCTCTGATAAGTTGTAGTTTCTCCATAAGGAATCTTTAATACAGCTTTCCAAACAGCAATTTCAAAATCTGTTGCTTTCAAAATGCATAGAGATTTGAATTGAGGCGCATTCCCTTTTTTAAGATATTTTAGGATGACAGAAGAATATCCTGCTGTTAGTTTTGCTGAATAAGATAATCTGACGAAGGGAAAAGAGGAAAAATATTTTATAAAACGTCTTTCAGAATCTTTACCAATAGTGATATTGCATATTAAATTATCAATTACGGCAATATATATTTTTCCTATTGGTGAATAAAAATGTGAGTAAAAGACTGTTGTTTTTTTATCTGCTAATCGACTATTTCCAGGGACCCTGTCCGTTTGA contains:
- the aroF gene encoding 3-deoxy-7-phosphoheptulonate synthase, which translates into the protein MIIVMQPSATKENINRVVKKIRDFGYKTHKIVGVERTVIAAVGDERGKARLQSLESLPGVESVMPILKPYKLASREFKSENTIIKVGNVKIGGKKVVVIAGPCSVESYGQMLSAAKAAKKAGASLLRGGAFKPRTSPYSFQGLEEEGLKILAKVREKTGLPFVTEIMDTTDVDMVAEYSDMLQVGARNVQNFALLKKLGKIKKPILLKRGMMTTMTEFLMSAEYILSEGNGRVVLCERGIRTFETETRNTLDLSCIPVMKSKSHLPIIVDPSHGVGLVEYVPPMAKAAIAAGADGLLIEMHPKPEEAFSDGQQSLNPNAFSELMKGLKPFIKAAGRTF
- a CDS encoding MFS transporter, with product MKTDYLENTSVLFIAQFGTALSLSSIIVLLPFYIYSISKYSLSKTILWTGLILSASNIGAAIFSPIWGKLSSKINPKTLYLRGIVSHSIVLLLISSTQNLPLLLLFRFIQGIMGGISTIGLIILKSSVSQKELSPQIGKFQSSITLGQLFGPPIGAYIAYKFSYFSAFILASSIMALVFIFTAVFLNNTGKEIFSENPNKKIKLRYLELWFLSFSATIHTVYLPAILPTILSSFNYSKNDSVITAGVIVFIYGISSFCGAYLLPSLPSERKIYNFIVLFSVLASLFQLLHLFAENVYSFTTMRVVQTFFAAAIMPLCLGIVANRYTGTDIGILNTARFTGNAAAPLISTFILSFLGLKSVFLFLTLLTLLPLNVFIRKKHFYFLDDKERKRFF
- a CDS encoding methylated-DNA--[protein]-cysteine S-methyltransferase, which produces MLQLKIAQTDRVPGNSRLADKKTTVFYSHFYSPIGKIYIAVIDNLICNITIGKDSERRFIKYFSSFPFVRLSYSAKLTAGYSSVILKYLKKGNAPQFKSLCILKATDFEIAVWKAVLKIPYGETTTYQSIAKKLGSPSLSRAVGNALGKNPIPLIIPCHRIIKSNGDLGGFTGGKEIKERLLTLEKKTNQKL